In a genomic window of uncultured Sphaerochaeta sp.:
- a CDS encoding ferritin has translation MLAQPIADLINAQVNKEFYSAYLYLDMATFYAEKGLLGYENWFKVQAQEEMSHAMLFRQYLLNNGHGVTLSAIADPTMKYEDFKQPLVEALKHEEYVTASINTIYEEASKAKDYRTLEFLNWFIKEQGEEEMNAQENIQKFEVFGSDNRGLFMLNQELASRVFNPPSLVI, from the coding sequence ATGCTGGCACAACCAATTGCTGACCTGATCAATGCACAAGTGAACAAGGAGTTCTACTCTGCCTATCTCTATCTGGATATGGCAACCTTCTATGCAGAAAAAGGCCTTCTTGGGTATGAGAACTGGTTCAAGGTCCAGGCTCAGGAGGAGATGAGTCATGCCATGCTCTTCCGCCAGTACCTGCTGAACAATGGCCATGGCGTTACCCTCTCTGCCATTGCCGACCCCACCATGAAGTATGAGGACTTCAAGCAGCCGCTTGTCGAAGCGCTCAAGCACGAAGAGTATGTGACAGCCTCCATCAATACCATCTACGAGGAAGCTTCCAAGGCGAAGGACTATCGTACCCTGGAGTTCCTCAACTGGTTCATCAAGGAACAGGGTGAGGAGGAGATGAACGCACAGGAGAACATCCAGAAGTTTGAAGTCTTCGGCTCGGACAACCGAGGGCTCTTCATGCTCAACCAAGAGTTGGCAAGCAGGGTCTTCAACCCACCCTCACTGGTCATCTAG
- a CDS encoding helix-turn-helix transcriptional regulator — MLILSDFLLFLTTALVVSITCLCILLRVRMNDAYTGSFLTVLTPLSLQVCLTLLATYLGRVLDEPTLQSKSYEVFALGATLLSILLTTLLLLLLSRYLIRLIKASDEQKHLGNRILSLLILLFFLLSLWIVFAKSGGDWVKALDDTIRYHFFSASMFLVIHGILGCIYAKRATTWEEERLLKGICYTFLPLFFLFPLDLLFFRKVAFKLVYLSFAVLSVYLYYFISRRYFLTYEKAGKLTVAKAKQLGISDREREIITLLVEGLSNQEIAKKLFISPNTVKTHIKNIYAKLGVNNRLQLFSLINN, encoded by the coding sequence ATGCTGATCCTATCCGACTTCCTGCTCTTCCTCACCACAGCCTTGGTGGTTTCCATCACCTGTCTGTGCATCCTCTTGCGGGTCCGGATGAACGATGCTTACACTGGTTCCTTCCTGACCGTTCTCACCCCGCTGAGCCTGCAGGTCTGTCTGACCTTGTTGGCCACCTACCTGGGCAGGGTGCTGGATGAACCGACGCTCCAATCTAAATCGTATGAGGTGTTCGCCCTGGGAGCCACACTGCTCTCCATCCTTTTGACCACCTTGCTTTTGCTATTGCTCAGCAGATACCTGATCAGGCTGATCAAGGCGAGCGACGAACAGAAACATCTGGGCAATCGCATCCTCTCCCTCCTGATCCTTCTCTTTTTCCTACTCAGTTTGTGGATTGTCTTTGCAAAAAGTGGTGGCGATTGGGTCAAAGCCCTCGATGATACCATCCGCTACCACTTTTTCAGTGCAAGCATGTTTCTGGTCATCCATGGAATCCTGGGTTGCATCTATGCAAAACGCGCAACAACCTGGGAGGAAGAGCGGCTGTTGAAGGGTATCTGCTACACCTTTCTGCCGTTGTTCTTTCTCTTTCCCTTGGATCTGTTGTTCTTCAGGAAGGTTGCGTTCAAGCTTGTCTATCTGAGCTTTGCCGTACTTTCGGTCTATCTCTACTACTTCATCAGCCGACGGTATTTCCTTACCTATGAGAAGGCAGGAAAACTTACCGTCGCAAAGGCAAAGCAACTGGGAATCTCAGACCGCGAGCGGGAGATCATCACCCTCCTGGTGGAAGGGCTGAGCAATCAGGAGATTGCGAAAAAACTCTTCATCTCCCCCAATACCGTGAAGACCCATATCAAGAACATCTATGCCAAACTGGGCGTCAACAACCGTCTTCAGCTTTTCTCCCTGATCAACAACTAG
- a CDS encoding metal ABC transporter permease: MSELLSFFKALFSPDFPFVRNAFFAGVLSSVLFGVLGSVVTVKRIAGLAGAISHAVLGGIGISLYLSATGKVPNLSPMVGAIVFALLSALIIGTVSLKSKQREDTVIQAIWAIGMSIGVLFMAKTPGYTDPSSYLFGNILLISTQDLVLLLVLDIIVILLAWYFYPQIEATSFDEEFSQVRGIPTRLVFLVILAITAVAVVLLQTFVGIVMVIAMLTLPAGTAGFGARNLVSLMIGSTLFALLFSFAGLAAGWMLDLPVGAMVVVIAGAFFLGRSAGHLIRMRRST; the protein is encoded by the coding sequence ATGAGTGAACTGCTCAGTTTTTTCAAGGCCCTGTTCAGTCCAGACTTCCCATTCGTACGCAATGCGTTCTTCGCAGGGGTGCTTTCTTCGGTCCTCTTCGGTGTCCTGGGGTCGGTGGTCACCGTCAAACGGATCGCCGGCCTTGCCGGAGCCATCAGCCATGCAGTGCTTGGCGGTATCGGGATCTCGCTCTATCTCTCCGCCACAGGCAAGGTTCCCAACCTCAGTCCCATGGTAGGAGCCATTGTCTTTGCCCTGCTCTCCGCCTTGATCATCGGCACAGTCTCATTGAAGTCAAAGCAGCGTGAGGATACAGTCATCCAGGCCATCTGGGCGATAGGGATGAGCATCGGGGTGCTCTTCATGGCCAAGACGCCGGGCTACACCGACCCCTCCAGTTATCTGTTCGGCAATATCCTGCTGATCTCCACCCAGGATCTTGTATTGCTTCTGGTCCTCGACATCATCGTCATCCTGCTTGCCTGGTACTTTTATCCCCAGATAGAGGCAACAAGCTTCGATGAGGAGTTCAGCCAGGTCCGGGGTATCCCCACGCGTTTGGTCTTCTTGGTGATTCTTGCCATTACTGCCGTGGCAGTAGTGCTGCTGCAGACCTTTGTAGGTATTGTCATGGTCATCGCCATGCTCACCCTTCCGGCAGGGACAGCAGGTTTTGGGGCCCGGAATCTGGTCTCCCTGATGATTGGCTCCACGCTGTTTGCCCTCCTTTTCTCGTTCGCCGGGCTTGCCGCAGGCTGGATGCTCGATCTTCCCGTAGGAGCAATGGTCGTGGTTATTGCAGGAGCCTTTTTCCTCGGTAGATCCGCTGGACATCTTATCAGGATGAGGAGGAGCACATGA
- a CDS encoding TrkA family potassium uptake protein, with amino-acid sequence MKKEFDPDAYGIIGLGRFGLSLALELTAAGKQVIVLEIEAEKLDAVKDQIENIYPVKAITADVLNESGISHCHTAIVCIGKDIESNILVTMSLLELGIPRVIAKATSPNHGKVLERIGAEAVFPEVEMGARLARSLVSTGTLDFLELCEDFSIANINLTSVFAKQTVGELNVRKRFHLNIIVVIREGKAISEIVPELMLLENDVLVVGGTNEAIKRFEKANED; translated from the coding sequence ATGAAAAAGGAATTCGATCCGGATGCATACGGCATCATCGGCTTGGGAAGATTCGGACTGTCCCTTGCTTTGGAACTCACCGCAGCAGGGAAGCAGGTCATCGTCCTGGAGATTGAGGCTGAGAAGCTGGATGCAGTGAAGGACCAGATCGAGAACATCTATCCGGTGAAGGCCATCACGGCTGATGTGCTCAATGAATCGGGCATCTCCCACTGTCATACGGCAATTGTCTGCATCGGAAAGGATATCGAGTCAAACATCCTGGTGACCATGAGCCTCTTGGAGCTGGGCATCCCCCGAGTCATCGCCAAGGCGACCAGTCCCAACCATGGCAAGGTGCTCGAACGCATCGGGGCGGAGGCTGTGTTTCCTGAAGTGGAGATGGGTGCCCGTCTTGCACGCTCTTTGGTGTCGACCGGTACCTTGGACTTCCTTGAGCTGTGTGAGGATTTTTCCATTGCCAATATCAATCTCACCTCTGTGTTTGCAAAACAGACAGTTGGCGAATTGAATGTACGCAAGCGATTCCATCTGAACATCATCGTAGTGATACGAGAGGGAAAGGCCATCAGCGAGATTGTACCGGAGCTGATGCTGCTGGAGAACGATGTGCTGGTGGTTGGCGGAACCAACGAAGCCATCAAACGATTTGAGAAGGCTAATGAAGACTAG
- a CDS encoding Fur family transcriptional regulator, whose protein sequence is MTKARKAILEALKVSTQPVTAMMLAKEPSLAYDQATVYRNLHYLEEMGMAQSFILHCTEHGTERYYSYRGTETGTHHHWFHCEKCHCFIDLGSCGYDEQMRSWEQKWGFTITDHTFFLTGTCKQCNS, encoded by the coding sequence ATGACCAAGGCACGAAAAGCCATTTTGGAGGCGCTTAAGGTCAGCACCCAGCCGGTGACGGCAATGATGCTTGCCAAAGAACCTTCGCTTGCTTACGACCAGGCAACGGTCTACCGGAATCTGCACTACCTCGAGGAGATGGGGATGGCCCAATCCTTCATTCTTCACTGTACAGAGCATGGGACTGAGCGGTATTACAGCTATCGGGGAACGGAAACCGGTACCCACCACCACTGGTTTCACTGTGAGAAGTGCCACTGCTTCATTGACCTTGGAAGCTGTGGCTACGACGAGCAAATGCGTTCCTGGGAACAGAAATGGGGGTTCACCATCACCGACCACACCTTTTTCCTGACCGGGACTTGCAAGCAGTGCAACTCCTAG
- a CDS encoding zinc ABC transporter substrate-binding protein: MNKHFPTLLYMLLLVPALVFSTGTREQAPDDTLPVVAVSILPQAYFVDRIAPSLVDALTLVGEGQNPHSYEPSPSQMARLAKADVWILSGTDFEHALEDKIQALYPNLLVVDGTQGMTLRTLEAHDHEEEAAHEEHDEHDLNIDRHTWLGWSQAKVLATNTQKALLAVLDEEHHQMIEANTATLLSEIDALFADMQKKLAPLSGSTVFVYHPSFGYFLDSFGLMQEAVETGGKEPTARDLSLLIAKAKAENAQAIFVQKQFPAASAQTVAQAIGAEVLALDPLAYDWLENIRLMGETLANVSEGQQR, from the coding sequence ATGAACAAGCATTTTCCCACTCTTTTGTATATGTTGCTTCTTGTTCCCGCCCTTGTGTTCTCAACGGGGACTCGTGAGCAAGCACCCGATGACACCTTGCCCGTTGTGGCCGTGAGCATTCTTCCCCAGGCCTATTTTGTGGATAGGATCGCCCCGTCCCTGGTGGATGCACTCACCTTGGTGGGGGAGGGGCAGAATCCCCACTCCTACGAACCATCCCCCTCACAAATGGCTCGCTTGGCAAAGGCGGATGTATGGATTCTCAGCGGAACCGACTTCGAGCATGCCCTCGAGGACAAGATCCAGGCGCTGTATCCCAATCTGCTCGTAGTCGACGGAACGCAAGGGATGACCTTGCGCACGCTGGAAGCGCATGACCATGAAGAGGAAGCGGCTCATGAGGAGCACGATGAGCATGATTTGAATATCGACCGGCATACCTGGCTTGGCTGGTCCCAGGCCAAGGTCCTGGCAACCAATACCCAAAAGGCGCTCTTGGCCGTGCTCGACGAGGAGCATCATCAGATGATAGAAGCAAACACCGCGACCCTGCTTTCTGAAATCGATGCACTCTTTGCCGATATGCAGAAAAAACTTGCTCCGCTCTCCGGGAGCACCGTCTTCGTGTATCATCCCTCCTTCGGCTACTTCCTCGACTCGTTCGGCCTGATGCAGGAAGCAGTTGAGACCGGAGGGAAGGAACCTACTGCACGCGATCTCTCCCTCCTGATCGCTAAAGCCAAGGCAGAGAACGCCCAGGCAATCTTCGTGCAGAAACAATTCCCTGCAGCCAGCGCCCAGACCGTGGCACAGGCCATAGGAGCCGAGGTTCTCGCCCTCGATCCGCTTGCCTACGATTGGCTGGAGAATATCCGCCTGATGGGAGAGACGTTGGCGAACGTCAGTGAGGGGCAGCAGCGATGA
- a CDS encoding MMPL family transporter: MGYKRKSDAVIIAVCAVVSVLGLLGIGRLKVDSSTDVFIPTKAPVVETNNRIEATFGSLDTLVVGLYDETGILSEENLAIIRSLTDSIASLEGVKQVNSITNLKHMESAEDGVDVVDLAMGSRKDMDERIDSWPSFYEGIFLSEDRTSASVLIQTQTDYNASALLASLRQMFDPLRGSLEISLLGLPVVNEQIKLSLLSDMAILGPVVGLFIMFVLFLFLRSIKATLLCLVPLLFSSSLMLGIMSLTGITFTMATMLVPVLLLIVGSAYTIHIFSHFFEEYEAWGVEEALSRVVRKNTYPILSAAATTAFGFLAQITSPLLPFRTFGLLSFIGVVVCALGSLILLPALIRMIYQQPVRRSAHKRVGKGVWLRAEISLANRYGKATLFISLFLAAIILPLSYSKLEEGTNVLAFFSKSSDLVQDTQSYNERMQGIFSLSVMIKPNEPALHPRTLETIEKATERLEEEPFVGSVQSILPFVKRMNQLLGPGDAMTTPQREANEPVFDFFSELSPETVNEQPYESSAGQAGGQGRYEIPLDPTDYGLETEDQLASLIAQYLLLYSASLDAFIDDPLEPEHLLITVLLKNADTQTLRHLTKLIPTLFPPTWTVEIGGGEAVSLALTDLVTKSQVISLFSSLVAVWLLVLLTFRSAKLATLSMIPCIFALAAVFAAMAIFSIKLDIITSLLAALCIGVGIDYAIHLISAFQRNDQDFAAIMQTTGKAILANAASVALGFSGLLFSRFIPIANMGLLFSIGMISAALSALLLLGAIKVHYSSLITRRKP, encoded by the coding sequence ATGGGATACAAAAGGAAAAGCGATGCGGTCATTATTGCCGTATGTGCAGTGGTCTCTGTTCTGGGCCTCTTGGGAATCGGTAGGCTGAAGGTTGACTCATCCACTGATGTATTCATCCCAACCAAGGCTCCAGTGGTGGAGACGAACAACAGGATTGAGGCAACATTCGGGTCTCTCGATACCTTGGTCGTAGGCTTGTACGATGAAACGGGTATCCTCAGTGAGGAGAACCTCGCCATCATACGCTCCCTGACAGACAGCATTGCTTCTCTTGAAGGGGTGAAACAGGTCAACTCGATCACCAACCTCAAGCATATGGAGAGTGCAGAGGATGGGGTGGACGTCGTCGATCTTGCCATGGGCAGTCGTAAGGACATGGATGAACGCATCGACAGCTGGCCAAGCTTCTATGAGGGCATCTTCCTCAGCGAAGACAGGACGAGTGCGTCCGTCCTCATCCAAACACAGACCGACTACAACGCGTCCGCCCTGCTTGCCTCTCTCAGGCAGATGTTCGATCCCTTGCGGGGAAGCTTGGAGATTTCCCTCTTGGGGTTGCCGGTGGTCAACGAGCAGATCAAGCTCAGCCTCCTTTCCGACATGGCCATACTCGGTCCGGTAGTAGGTCTCTTCATCATGTTCGTACTTTTCCTCTTTCTCAGGAGCATCAAGGCAACCTTGCTCTGCCTGGTGCCGTTGCTCTTCAGCAGTTCACTGATGCTGGGCATCATGAGCCTGACAGGCATCACGTTCACTATGGCCACCATGTTGGTACCGGTGTTGCTGCTGATTGTCGGCAGTGCCTATACCATCCACATCTTCAGCCATTTTTTTGAGGAGTATGAAGCGTGGGGGGTGGAGGAAGCACTCTCCAGGGTTGTCAGGAAGAACACCTACCCGATCCTCTCGGCTGCGGCCACAACAGCCTTTGGCTTCCTTGCCCAGATCACCAGCCCCCTGCTTCCATTCAGAACCTTCGGGCTGCTCAGCTTCATCGGGGTGGTTGTCTGTGCCTTGGGTTCCCTGATTCTCCTGCCTGCCCTGATCCGTATGATCTACCAACAGCCGGTACGCCGCAGCGCGCACAAGAGAGTAGGCAAAGGTGTATGGCTTCGAGCGGAGATTTCCCTTGCAAACCGCTATGGCAAGGCTACCCTGTTCATCTCACTTTTCTTGGCAGCCATCATCCTGCCACTCTCCTACAGCAAGCTGGAGGAAGGGACAAACGTCCTCGCGTTCTTTTCCAAGTCCTCTGACTTGGTACAGGACACCCAATCATACAACGAGCGGATGCAGGGCATCTTCTCCCTCTCAGTCATGATCAAGCCAAACGAGCCTGCGCTCCATCCAAGAACCCTTGAAACCATCGAAAAGGCAACAGAACGCTTGGAAGAAGAACCGTTTGTAGGCTCGGTCCAATCCATCCTTCCCTTCGTAAAACGGATGAACCAGTTGCTCGGCCCGGGGGATGCGATGACGACTCCCCAGAGGGAAGCAAACGAGCCGGTCTTTGATTTTTTCTCCGAACTGTCGCCAGAAACGGTGAACGAGCAGCCGTACGAGTCTTCAGCCGGACAGGCCGGAGGACAAGGACGTTACGAAATTCCCCTTGATCCAACAGACTATGGTCTCGAAACCGAGGACCAGCTTGCATCCCTCATCGCCCAATATCTGCTGCTCTACAGCGCTTCCCTTGACGCATTCATCGATGACCCACTCGAACCCGAGCATCTGCTGATCACCGTGTTGCTCAAAAACGCTGATACGCAGACGCTGAGACATCTGACAAAGCTGATCCCCACCCTCTTTCCCCCAACCTGGACGGTTGAGATTGGAGGAGGGGAAGCGGTAAGCCTTGCCCTCACCGATCTTGTGACCAAGAGTCAGGTCATCTCCCTCTTCAGCTCGTTGGTTGCTGTCTGGCTCTTGGTTCTGCTTACGTTCAGATCGGCCAAGCTTGCCACTCTCAGCATGATACCCTGCATCTTTGCCTTGGCGGCGGTGTTCGCTGCCATGGCAATCTTTTCCATCAAGCTGGATATCATCACCAGCCTGCTGGCTGCCCTCTGCATCGGGGTGGGAATCGACTATGCCATCCACCTGATCTCCGCCTTCCAGCGCAATGACCAGGACTTTGCAGCCATCATGCAAACAACCGGCAAGGCGATTCTTGCCAATGCGGCCTCGGTTGCCTTGGGATTCTCCGGCTTGCTCTTCAGCCGCTTCATCCCCATAGCCAATATGGGACTGCTCTTTTCCATCGGCATGATCAGCGCAGCACTCAGTGCCTTGCTGCTGCTCGGTGCCATCAAAGTGCACTACAGCTCACTCATCACCAGGAGGAAACCATGA
- a CDS encoding gamma carbonic anhydrase family protein: protein MQYAHNENKPVIGEGCWIAPSADLIGSVTLKEGSSVWFHATLRADVGSIEIGKQTNIQDNAVLHVTRDRNLVVGDRCTVGHSAILHACTIADECLIGMGAIVLDGSSIGEQSLVGAGSVVSPNKSFPPRSLLMGVPAKLVRTLSDEEYEKIRENTEEYAHYAQDLADGSQAIG from the coding sequence ATGCAGTATGCACACAACGAGAACAAGCCTGTGATTGGTGAGGGATGCTGGATTGCCCCATCCGCCGACCTCATCGGAAGCGTGACACTCAAAGAGGGCTCCTCAGTCTGGTTTCATGCGACCCTCAGGGCCGATGTGGGCTCGATTGAGATCGGAAAGCAGACCAACATCCAGGACAATGCCGTGTTGCACGTGACCCGGGACCGAAATCTGGTGGTGGGCGATCGTTGTACGGTTGGGCATAGCGCGATATTGCACGCCTGTACCATCGCCGATGAGTGTCTCATCGGGATGGGAGCCATTGTACTGGATGGCAGTTCAATCGGCGAGCAGTCCTTGGTAGGTGCAGGGTCGGTGGTCTCTCCGAACAAGAGCTTCCCTCCCCGCTCCCTGCTGATGGGTGTTCCCGCCAAGCTGGTGCGCACCCTCTCTGATGAGGAGTACGAGAAGATCAGAGAGAACACCGAGGAGTACGCTCACTATGCACAGGATCTGGCAGACGGAAGCCAAGCGATCGGCTAG
- a CDS encoding potassium transporter TrkG yields MKPKRKQSLQPNHVLLIGFLAIILIGSLLLMLPIARNQNISLSYIDALFISTSAVCVTGLVTVDVALTFSLFGRTVIAFLILLGGLGFASIVISFSLLLGMNIGIGKRTLIKEAYNLTSMQGTLRVVRAVAIAGFAFQALGTFIEYFIFRNTYAPSAAFGHALFNTISAFNNAGFDLMGEYKSLTGYRHSLGMNLTTAMLIILGGSGFFVLADVFRNRRWNKLSMHTRIVLSMNLILLAGGTIFFALEERLDLLASFFQSATARTAGFNTVDIGSFSQAGLLFMMALMFIGASPGSTGGGIKTTTTFTLFLSLSSLMFRREPAAFKRKVGNESILKAFQVLLLSSFLVSGGSFLLLLIEGERFSFISILFETVSAFATVGLSTGITTELASLSKGVIMIIMFAGRVGPITIATSLKAKPSHLSHVEEQVFIG; encoded by the coding sequence ATGAAACCGAAGCGCAAGCAGTCCTTGCAACCCAACCATGTCCTGTTGATTGGCTTTCTTGCCATCATCCTCATCGGCTCTCTCTTGCTGATGCTCCCGATTGCCCGGAACCAGAACATTTCCCTCTCCTATATCGACGCCCTCTTCATCTCCACCAGCGCTGTCTGTGTAACCGGGTTGGTTACCGTAGATGTGGCTCTTACCTTTTCCTTGTTCGGTCGTACCGTCATAGCGTTTCTGATACTGCTCGGCGGTTTGGGATTTGCCTCCATTGTCATCTCCTTCAGCTTGTTGCTGGGCATGAACATCGGCATCGGAAAGCGTACCCTGATCAAGGAGGCGTACAACCTTACCTCCATGCAGGGAACGCTGAGGGTTGTCCGGGCGGTTGCCATTGCCGGGTTCGCATTCCAGGCATTGGGGACCTTCATTGAATATTTCATTTTCCGGAACACCTATGCACCCTCCGCTGCGTTCGGCCACGCCTTGTTCAACACCATCAGCGCATTCAACAACGCAGGCTTTGACCTGATGGGGGAGTACAAAAGCCTTACCGGTTATCGTCACTCCTTGGGAATGAACCTTACCACCGCTATGCTGATCATCTTGGGTGGAAGCGGCTTTTTTGTGCTTGCCGATGTGTTTCGCAACCGGAGGTGGAACAAGCTGAGCATGCATACCAGGATTGTACTTTCCATGAATCTGATCCTGCTTGCAGGCGGCACCATCTTTTTTGCCTTGGAGGAACGGCTGGATCTGCTTGCCTCTTTTTTCCAGAGTGCCACTGCACGTACGGCAGGGTTCAATACCGTGGATATCGGCTCGTTCAGCCAAGCGGGGTTGCTGTTCATGATGGCTTTGATGTTCATCGGTGCCTCGCCAGGTTCAACCGGTGGTGGTATCAAGACCACCACGACGTTCACCCTGTTCTTGAGTCTCAGCTCACTCATGTTTCGTCGTGAGCCGGCGGCATTCAAGCGCAAGGTAGGCAATGAGAGTATCCTCAAAGCATTTCAGGTGTTGCTTCTTTCCTCGTTTCTGGTAAGCGGAGGAAGTTTCCTCCTCTTGCTGATTGAGGGAGAGCGTTTCAGCTTCATCTCCATTCTCTTTGAGACGGTGTCGGCATTCGCCACCGTTGGACTCTCCACCGGAATCACCACGGAACTTGCATCCCTGTCCAAAGGGGTCATCATGATCATCATGTTTGCCGGAAGGGTTGGCCCGATCACCATCGCCACCAGCCTGAAAGCAAAACCATCTCATCTCAGTCATGTCGAGGAACAGGTGTTCATCGGCTAG
- a CDS encoding ABC transporter ATP-binding protein has protein sequence MSVPIVLHFHEVSFSYPHLTVLEDVSFHVHEGEFIALVGPNGSGKTTLLKLILGLEQPKSGTIELLGQNPSKARVQIGYVPQHASYDPSFPISVLEVVKMGMVEARGRQPKERLKEMALEALGQVELAALAERPYSDLSGGQRRRVLVARALASKPGLLILDEPVANMDKESEVRLYATLGKLKGNTTILIVTHDMRMVSSLTDRVFCIDAHKEGKVGRTVVQHMLQDVEGDGSKRVLHDIEIPADQCQYPREADNE, from the coding sequence ATGAGCGTTCCTATTGTTCTCCATTTCCATGAGGTCTCGTTTTCCTATCCGCATCTGACGGTACTGGAAGATGTGAGTTTTCACGTCCACGAGGGTGAGTTCATCGCCCTTGTAGGCCCCAATGGTTCAGGCAAGACCACGCTTTTGAAGCTCATCCTTGGCCTTGAGCAACCCAAATCAGGGACCATCGAGCTCTTGGGGCAGAATCCCAGCAAAGCCCGTGTCCAGATCGGGTACGTGCCTCAGCATGCGTCCTACGATCCCAGCTTCCCCATTTCGGTCCTGGAGGTGGTGAAAATGGGAATGGTGGAAGCGCGTGGCAGGCAACCCAAGGAAAGGCTCAAGGAGATGGCTCTTGAAGCGCTGGGTCAGGTTGAGCTTGCCGCTCTTGCCGAACGTCCCTACAGTGATTTGAGTGGGGGGCAGCGCAGGCGTGTGTTGGTTGCCCGTGCCCTTGCCTCCAAGCCGGGTCTCCTCATCCTGGACGAACCGGTGGCAAACATGGACAAGGAGAGTGAGGTGCGTCTCTATGCCACCCTTGGGAAACTCAAAGGAAACACCACCATTCTCATCGTAACGCACGACATGCGCATGGTCTCTTCCCTCACCGACCGGGTCTTCTGCATTGATGCCCACAAGGAGGGCAAGGTAGGACGCACCGTGGTCCAGCATATGCTGCAGGATGTGGAAGGGGATGGCAGCAAGCGGGTCCTGCACGACATTGAGATCCCTGCAGACCAGTGCCAGTATCCCAGGGAGGCTGACAATGAGTGA
- a CDS encoding outer membrane lipoprotein-sorting protein: MKRLSTILMLLTLASSLLWADLTAAQIMAKVMDVQSSTSSALDLRLTLIEPDGQLRERRIQTLSQTKDGLTSTLTVFLSPENVRNTRFLSVEREDGKNEMWIYLPALKRSRRIGTSEEGGSFMGSDFSYADMASTTYDDNQAQHLMLEEDATQYVIQSVPYEKTTYGKTVSHVDKTTFLPLQVKFFDLDGTTLVKTLVTDQTAVANGKPIAKVLTMTTESSGHATRLEMVQTRFDIPLNSAYFTLKFLETGRL; the protein is encoded by the coding sequence ATGAAACGACTATCCACCATCCTTATGTTGCTCACCTTGGCATCCAGCTTGCTCTGGGCCGATCTGACGGCTGCCCAAATCATGGCCAAGGTCATGGATGTACAGAGCTCCACCTCCTCCGCCCTCGACCTGAGGCTCACCCTCATTGAGCCGGACGGCCAGTTGCGCGAACGCAGGATCCAGACCTTGAGCCAGACCAAGGATGGCCTGACCTCGACCCTGACGGTGTTCCTCTCCCCGGAAAATGTGCGCAATACGCGCTTTCTCTCCGTTGAGCGGGAGGACGGCAAAAATGAGATGTGGATCTACCTTCCCGCCTTGAAGCGGAGCAGACGGATCGGAACCTCAGAAGAAGGGGGCTCCTTCATGGGAAGCGACTTCTCGTATGCGGATATGGCTTCCACAACGTATGACGACAACCAGGCCCAGCATCTCATGCTGGAGGAGGATGCGACACAGTATGTCATCCAATCTGTCCCCTATGAGAAAACGACCTATGGCAAGACGGTATCCCACGTGGACAAGACAACCTTCCTTCCCCTGCAGGTGAAGTTCTTTGATTTGGACGGAACGACACTGGTGAAGACTTTGGTCACCGACCAAACCGCTGTGGCCAACGGGAAACCCATTGCCAAGGTCCTTACGATGACCACGGAAAGCAGCGGACATGCAACCCGACTGGAGATGGTGCAGACTCGCTTCGATATTCCGCTGAACAGCGCGTACTTCACCCTGAAATTCTTGGAAACCGGGAGGCTCTGA